In one Nocardioides sp. NBC_00368 genomic region, the following are encoded:
- a CDS encoding LysR family transcriptional regulator, with translation MQTGGVLDIKRLQILLAIVEEGSVTSAAAALGYTPSAISQQLLRLEREAGQPLLDRHARGMTPTDAGLVLATHARKVLRQLAAAESDLADIAGVRRGSVTLGTFPTIGSSFLPLAVRRYKELYPNIALTIHSGREDDLVRMLEEGKVAMSLLWDYAWERVDNDELVLTELFTDPTVLLVGATHRLARRRTVRMADLAEEPWIIRAGGHPVVEVLQRSAVAAGFNPTIAFQANDYQEAQAMVSVGLGIALAPRTATVNQHPDVRVISLGDTAPPRRILVAHRTGRVRSAAELALHDVLVETSSTYS, from the coding sequence ATGCAGACTGGGGGCGTGCTCGACATCAAACGGCTGCAGATCCTGTTGGCGATCGTGGAGGAAGGATCGGTGACCAGCGCCGCCGCTGCGCTGGGCTACACACCGTCCGCGATCTCGCAGCAGCTCCTGCGGCTAGAGCGCGAGGCCGGGCAGCCGCTCCTCGACCGCCACGCCCGGGGCATGACCCCCACCGACGCGGGCCTGGTGCTCGCCACCCACGCGCGCAAGGTCCTGCGCCAGCTCGCGGCCGCCGAGTCAGACCTCGCCGACATCGCAGGGGTACGTCGCGGCAGCGTCACCCTGGGCACCTTCCCCACTATCGGCAGCTCCTTCCTACCGCTGGCGGTCCGGCGCTACAAGGAGCTCTACCCCAACATCGCGCTGACCATCCACAGCGGCCGCGAGGACGACCTCGTGCGCATGCTGGAGGAGGGCAAGGTCGCCATGTCCCTCCTGTGGGACTACGCGTGGGAGCGGGTCGACAACGACGAACTGGTGCTCACCGAGCTCTTCACCGACCCCACCGTGCTGCTCGTCGGCGCCACCCATCGCCTGGCCCGGCGGCGTACGGTCCGGATGGCCGACCTCGCCGAGGAGCCCTGGATCATCCGTGCGGGAGGACACCCGGTCGTCGAGGTCCTGCAGCGCAGCGCCGTCGCCGCCGGCTTCAACCCGACCATCGCGTTCCAGGCCAACGACTACCAGGAGGCCCAGGCCATGGTCAGCGTCGGTCTCGGGATCGCACTGGCCCCCAGGACGGCAACCGTCAACCAGCATCCCGACGTACGCGTCATCTCCCTGGGCGACACCGCTCCCCCGAGGCGCATCCTCGTCGCGCACCGCACCGGTCGCGTCCGCAGCGCTGCCGAGCTCGCCCTGCACGACGTGCTCGTCGAGACCTCGTCGACCTACTCCTGA
- a CDS encoding LysR family transcriptional regulator → MDAAARNVLPMLPALAALAETGQTLAAADLLQMPQPTVSRMLARLGRELGVDVVERHGRGLRLTRAGEALAPHAAAAVAAATAGIEAVQAQESGARGRIALAFQSTLGERVVPALVKAFLQEHPGASVDLIQTSRPRCLAALADGSAEVALISPLEDGAGLRHWRLHTEPLVLVVPPGHRLSTRARVSFEDAAEETFICMKRGYGMRTLLEELARASGVTPTIGFEGDDLATLRGLVSAGLGVSLAPRDPHGAAGCVEVPLTNPEAVRHIGACWLDRKPSTLAAAFQDLLRRRGRRLTEIGLRPPVA, encoded by the coding sequence GTGGATGCCGCTGCCCGAAATGTCCTGCCGATGCTCCCGGCCCTCGCTGCGCTCGCCGAGACCGGCCAGACGCTCGCCGCGGCCGACCTGCTGCAGATGCCGCAGCCGACGGTGAGCCGCATGCTCGCCCGGCTCGGCAGAGAGCTTGGCGTGGACGTGGTCGAGCGGCACGGACGAGGTCTGCGGCTGACCCGCGCCGGCGAGGCGCTCGCACCCCATGCCGCGGCCGCGGTCGCGGCGGCCACGGCAGGCATCGAGGCGGTGCAGGCTCAGGAGTCCGGCGCCCGCGGACGGATCGCCCTCGCCTTCCAGAGCACGCTCGGCGAGCGGGTCGTGCCGGCGCTGGTCAAGGCGTTCCTCCAGGAGCATCCGGGGGCGTCCGTCGACCTGATCCAGACCTCGCGTCCGCGGTGCCTGGCGGCCCTCGCCGACGGCTCCGCCGAGGTCGCCCTTATCTCGCCGCTCGAGGATGGCGCCGGCCTGCGCCACTGGCGGCTGCACACCGAGCCGCTCGTCCTGGTCGTGCCGCCCGGGCACCGCTTGTCGACACGTGCCCGGGTGAGCTTCGAGGACGCCGCCGAGGAGACGTTCATCTGCATGAAGCGCGGTTACGGGATGCGTACGCTGCTCGAGGAGCTCGCCCGGGCCAGCGGCGTCACGCCCACGATCGGCTTCGAGGGCGACGACCTCGCCACCCTCCGAGGCCTGGTCTCGGCAGGCCTCGGTGTCAGCCTGGCTCCCCGCGACCCCCACGGGGCTGCGGGCTGTGTCGAGGTGCCGTTGACCAACCCGGAGGCGGTGCGGCACATCGGCGCCTGCTGGCTCGACCGCAAGCCGTCGACGCTGGCCGCTGCCTTCCAGGACCTGCTGCGGCGGCGCGGCCGACGGCTGACCGAGATCGGCCTACGCCCACCGGTCGCGTGA
- a CDS encoding peroxiredoxin: MSGLQIGDPAPDFTLRDQFGADVTLTDFHGKKAVAIFFFPFAFSGVCTGEMSGLRDRLDEFVTFDTEVLAISCDPVYAIRQFADTDRLNFPVLSDFWPHGEVAKAYGVFNERTGAPLRSSYIIDKSGVVRWAVHNDNADGRDLEEHLRQLHAAA, translated from the coding sequence GTGAGTGGACTTCAGATCGGCGACCCAGCTCCGGACTTCACCCTCCGTGACCAGTTCGGGGCCGACGTCACGCTCACGGACTTCCACGGCAAGAAGGCGGTCGCGATCTTCTTCTTCCCGTTCGCCTTCTCCGGCGTCTGCACCGGTGAGATGAGCGGACTGCGCGACCGGCTCGACGAGTTCGTCACCTTCGACACCGAGGTCCTGGCGATCTCGTGCGACCCGGTCTACGCGATCCGGCAGTTCGCCGACACCGACCGGCTCAACTTCCCGGTGCTCTCCGATTTCTGGCCCCACGGTGAGGTCGCCAAGGCCTACGGCGTCTTCAACGAGCGCACCGGTGCCCCGCTCCGGTCCTCCTACATCATCGACAAGTCGGGCGTCGTGCGGTGGGCCGTGCACAACGACAACGCCGACGGCCGCGACCTCGAGGAGCACCTCCGGCAGCTCCACGCGGCCGCCTGA
- a CDS encoding MFS transporter — translation MSEPAEAGHRRVLIALVAIGMTTFVQLYYPQALIPALSRDFEVDASQAALTISGATIGLAVAALGWSWIADRIGRARAMTIAIVAAAAIGLVLPFVTSFPVLVLLRVGQGIALGGTPALAMAYLDERVSRRRALAAGATYISGTVLGGVTGRLIAAPVADVSDWRVAALVAGVVSALGAAVAVIALPRERRRAATARSRPTGVWPGMVANLTNPGQLALYAQGFLLMGAQVAVFNYLGYRLELEPFDLPPSLTAVIFLAGLSGAVSARLAATLAGRFGRRRVLLASSLTMVAGAALTIPDRLTSVLIGLLLFATAYFAAHSIASGWVGPMATSGVAQATSLYTLFYYAGSSLFGWLGGLAFAAGWTGTATMVIAIVLIAFAAARTLLPRSSGEVSAQTPPKTYAAPR, via the coding sequence GTGAGCGAACCGGCCGAAGCGGGACATCGACGCGTGCTGATCGCCCTCGTCGCGATCGGGATGACGACGTTCGTGCAGCTCTACTACCCCCAGGCGCTGATCCCGGCGCTCAGCCGCGACTTCGAGGTCGACGCCTCCCAGGCCGCTCTGACGATCTCCGGGGCGACGATCGGGCTCGCCGTCGCCGCGCTCGGCTGGTCGTGGATCGCCGACAGGATCGGCCGGGCCAGGGCGATGACGATCGCCATCGTCGCCGCGGCGGCCATCGGGCTGGTGCTGCCGTTCGTGACGTCGTTTCCCGTGCTCGTCCTCCTGCGCGTCGGACAGGGCATCGCCCTGGGCGGCACCCCGGCGCTCGCCATGGCCTACCTCGACGAGCGGGTGAGCCGACGCCGCGCCCTTGCTGCGGGGGCGACGTACATCTCCGGAACGGTTCTCGGGGGTGTGACCGGACGGCTCATCGCGGCGCCGGTCGCCGACGTGAGCGACTGGCGCGTGGCGGCCCTGGTGGCCGGAGTCGTCAGCGCTCTCGGCGCCGCCGTGGCGGTCATCGCCCTCCCGCGTGAGCGTCGCCGCGCGGCGACGGCGCGGTCGCGGCCGACCGGTGTCTGGCCGGGCATGGTCGCCAACCTCACCAACCCAGGCCAACTGGCGCTCTATGCGCAGGGGTTCCTCCTCATGGGCGCCCAGGTGGCGGTCTTCAACTACCTCGGCTACCGGCTCGAGCTGGAGCCGTTCGACCTGCCTCCGTCGCTGACCGCGGTGATCTTTCTCGCCGGGCTCTCCGGGGCGGTGTCGGCCCGGCTGGCGGCCACGCTCGCCGGGCGCTTCGGCCGCCGGCGCGTACTCCTGGCCTCATCCCTGACCATGGTCGCCGGCGCCGCGCTGACGATCCCCGACCGGCTGACCTCGGTCCTGATCGGGCTGCTGCTGTTCGCCACCGCCTACTTCGCCGCGCACTCGATCGCTTCGGGCTGGGTGGGACCGATGGCGACCAGCGGCGTCGCGCAGGCCACCTCGCTCTACACGCTCTTCTACTACGCCGGCTCCAGCCTCTTCGGCTGGCTCGGCGGCCTCGCCTTCGCCGCCGGCTGGACCGGCACCGCGACCATGGTCATCGCGATCGTCCTGATCGCCTTCGCCGCCGCCCGCACGCTCCTGCCCCGCTCCTCCGGCGAGGTCAGTGCGCAGACACCACCGAAGACGTACGCAGCTCCGCGCTGA
- a CDS encoding nitroreductase/quinone reductase family protein yields MARTYRVNAVTRWVNHAFAAMTRLGLGKSYRHILTVPGRRTGTPHSTPVDVMARDGERWLVAGYGVTNWVRNARAAGRVTLSRGGRSETLYVTELDPSASVPVLRQYLREVPVTRPYFAVTADSPDEDIAADAHRHPVFRLTVADIAVED; encoded by the coding sequence ATGGCCAGGACCTATCGCGTCAACGCCGTCACACGCTGGGTCAACCACGCGTTCGCGGCGATGACCCGGCTGGGGCTGGGCAAGTCGTACCGGCACATCCTCACCGTCCCAGGCCGCCGCACGGGCACACCCCACTCCACGCCCGTCGACGTCATGGCCCGGGACGGCGAGCGCTGGCTGGTCGCCGGCTACGGCGTCACCAACTGGGTGCGCAACGCCCGCGCCGCCGGCCGGGTCACACTCAGCCGGGGCGGCCGATCTGAAACGCTGTACGTGACCGAGCTGGACCCGTCGGCCAGCGTTCCCGTGCTGCGCCAGTATCTGCGCGAGGTACCGGTGACCCGGCCCTACTTCGCCGTGACCGCGGACTCCCCCGACGAGGACATCGCAGCCGACGCACACCGCCATCCCGTCTTCCGGCTCACCGTCGCCGACATCGCCGTGGAGGACTGA
- a CDS encoding PrpF domain-containing protein: MREIAATWMRGGTSKCWVFRRDDLQVPDLSVDEVLLRIYGSPDHRQVDGVGGGTSTTSKAVILAPSATSGVDVEYTFAQVGIEEAKVDWGSNCGNCSAVVASFAIREGWVRPGASETAVRVLNTNTDQLIVQRVPTPGGVLDEDASESIPGVPFLGAPVQMGFVDPAGRSTGRLFPTGNQRDVLSEAVGRVVVTLVDAGAPVVAAHAADFGVRGDEDIAELDTVPGLLARLDAVRREAGVLMGLAPTPEAVARAVPKLALVAAPDPASEAGTDLTVRMLSMGRFHPAVPVTGSVALTLAADAPGTVVHDLVPEGRSATGLRLGTPAGRVSTFAEEHDGVPVVGVVRTYRRLAHGSVVLPDPPLLPSASA; this comes from the coding sequence ATGCGCGAGATCGCCGCGACATGGATGCGGGGTGGCACCAGCAAGTGCTGGGTCTTCCGTCGCGACGACCTGCAGGTCCCGGATCTGTCCGTCGACGAGGTGCTGCTGCGGATCTACGGCAGCCCCGACCACCGCCAGGTCGACGGCGTCGGTGGTGGCACGTCCACCACGAGCAAGGCGGTCATCCTGGCGCCCTCGGCGACGTCCGGCGTGGACGTGGAGTACACGTTCGCCCAGGTCGGCATCGAGGAGGCCAAGGTCGACTGGGGGAGCAACTGCGGCAACTGCTCCGCGGTGGTCGCGTCGTTCGCGATCAGGGAGGGATGGGTGCGGCCCGGGGCATCCGAGACGGCGGTTCGGGTCCTCAACACCAACACCGACCAGCTCATCGTGCAGCGCGTGCCCACCCCCGGCGGCGTGCTCGACGAAGACGCGTCCGAGAGCATTCCCGGCGTCCCCTTCCTCGGCGCACCGGTGCAAATGGGGTTCGTCGACCCGGCCGGCCGCAGCACCGGGCGTCTCTTCCCCACGGGGAACCAGCGTGACGTCCTGTCCGAGGCCGTGGGCCGCGTGGTCGTCACGCTCGTCGACGCCGGCGCCCCGGTCGTCGCCGCCCACGCCGCCGACTTCGGTGTGCGCGGTGACGAGGACATCGCCGAGCTCGACACGGTGCCGGGCCTGCTGGCCCGTCTCGATGCCGTACGTCGGGAAGCGGGTGTCCTGATGGGACTCGCCCCGACGCCGGAGGCCGTCGCCCGGGCCGTTCCCAAGCTCGCGCTGGTCGCCGCGCCTGATCCGGCGAGCGAGGCAGGGACCGACCTGACCGTCCGGATGCTGTCGATGGGGCGCTTCCACCCCGCGGTGCCGGTGACCGGGTCGGTCGCCCTGACACTGGCCGCCGACGCCCCCGGAACGGTGGTGCACGACCTCGTCCCCGAGGGGCGGTCCGCCACCGGCCTGCGGCTCGGTACCCCCGCGGGCCGCGTCAGCACCTTCGCCGAGGAGCACGACGGCGTCCCCGTCGTCGGCGTCGTACGAACCTACCGCCGACTCGCCCACGGATCCGTGGTCCTGCCGGACCCGCCGCTGCTGCCGTCCGCATCGGCTTAA
- a CDS encoding Bug family tripartite tricarboxylate transporter substrate binding protein, which yields MTQHVEEEDVATTADEDASSAQDPPERPAPSPRLAGAVLAGFTALAVGVSVLGGDFLNPAASTADGDYSGETVEMMIPLAEGGGTDTWARFVGAELTEAVPGSPGLAPVNDDGGEGILGTNHFMTSAKTDGTEVLVSTASTVVPYLLDMPAVRYDFDKLRPILANGTGAVVYARTGAGVRGVEDLVDRDKPLIFGGIAATSLDLTTMLAFDLLSADIDATFGFEGRGPVNLALQRGEVDIDYQTTSSYAPAVEPLVKDGTAVPLFSLGQVDEDGEIVRDPNFPDLPTVVEVYEQIHGEQPDPEALETYRAILALTYTYQKALWVPEDTPDEAVELLRSTADEMGAEPAFQKSAAEVLGGYPLDASPDLADRIGEAYRVDESVREDVLELLETDYDITID from the coding sequence ATGACCCAGCACGTCGAAGAAGAGGACGTGGCCACGACCGCAGACGAGGATGCCAGCTCCGCGCAGGATCCGCCGGAACGCCCCGCGCCGTCCCCGCGACTCGCCGGCGCCGTCCTCGCAGGCTTCACCGCCTTGGCGGTGGGCGTCTCCGTCCTGGGCGGCGACTTCTTGAACCCGGCCGCATCCACGGCCGACGGTGACTACTCGGGTGAGACCGTCGAGATGATGATCCCGCTGGCCGAGGGTGGCGGCACGGACACCTGGGCGCGGTTCGTCGGTGCCGAGCTGACCGAGGCGGTGCCCGGATCACCGGGCCTGGCGCCGGTCAACGACGACGGTGGCGAGGGCATCCTCGGCACCAACCACTTCATGACCTCGGCGAAGACCGACGGCACCGAGGTGCTGGTCAGCACGGCCTCGACGGTGGTTCCCTACCTCCTCGACATGCCGGCCGTGCGCTACGACTTCGACAAGCTCCGGCCCATCCTGGCCAACGGCACCGGGGCGGTCGTCTACGCCCGGACCGGCGCCGGCGTACGCGGGGTGGAGGACCTCGTCGACCGCGACAAGCCCCTCATCTTCGGTGGCATCGCGGCGACCAGCCTCGATCTCACCACGATGCTGGCGTTCGACCTCCTCTCCGCCGACATCGACGCGACCTTCGGCTTCGAGGGCCGCGGCCCGGTCAACCTCGCGCTGCAGCGCGGTGAAGTCGATATCGACTACCAGACGACCTCCTCGTACGCGCCTGCTGTCGAGCCGCTGGTGAAGGACGGGACCGCGGTGCCGCTCTTCTCGCTGGGACAGGTGGACGAGGACGGCGAGATCGTGCGCGATCCCAACTTCCCCGACCTGCCGACCGTCGTCGAGGTCTACGAGCAGATCCACGGCGAGCAGCCGGACCCGGAGGCGCTGGAGACCTATCGCGCCATCCTGGCGCTGACCTACACCTACCAGAAGGCGCTCTGGGTGCCCGAGGACACACCGGACGAGGCGGTCGAGCTGCTGCGCTCGACGGCCGACGAGATGGGCGCCGAGCCCGCCTTCCAGAAGTCCGCGGCCGAGGTGCTCGGTGGTTATCCGCTCGACGCTTCACCCGACCTCGCCGACCGGATCGGCGAGGCGTACCGGGTGGACGAGAGCGTCCGAGAGGACGTCCTCGAGCTGCTCGAGACCGACTACGACATCACGATCGACTGA